A window of Streptomyces profundus genomic DNA:
TCGGGCAACTCCCCGCGCTCCAGCAGCTCGCGCCCGGCCGCCAGGCCGCCGCCACCACTGGTCTCGCTGGGCAGGTCGATCAACTCCTCGACGCGGCCCGAGGCGTCCGCCGCCCGGCGTACCCCCGACAGCCGCTCGTGCCGCGACAGCATCCACGCGGGACCGCCCAGATACGCCAGCCGCCGGCAGCCGTGCCGCTCGATGAGGTGCGCCCCCGCGAGCTCGCCCCCGCGAACGTCGTCGGTGCCGACAAAGCTGGTCCGCGCGCCCTCGACATAGCGGGTGACGAAGACATGGCCGAGGCCGCTCGCCGTCAGGCGGTCGGTGAGCGCGGGGTCCGTACCGCTGGCCGGGACCATCGCGAGACCGGCGATCTTGTGCTCCTGGAGGGCGGCGAGGGCCTCGTCCTGTTGCGTGGCGTCATCGCGGGTGACCGTCAGCAGCGGCAGGTAGCCGGCCTGCCGGAACTCGGCCTCCAGGCCCAGGATGACCTCGGCGAGGTTGGGGTTGCCGATGTTGGTCACCACGACGCCGACGACCCGTGCGTGACGGGTGCGCAGCGAGGCGGCGACCTGGTCGTAGATGTAGCCGAGCTCGGCCATGGACGCGAGGACCCGCTCCCGTGTCCGGGGCGAGACCCGGCCCGTGCCCCGGAGCACCAGCGACGCCGTCGCCCGCGACACACCCGCGTGCGCGGCGACATCCCGCAGCGTAACCTTCTCGCTCACCCGCCAGATACTACTGCCGCGACGACACTCCGTGACGCACTGGCCGCCGCTCCCGCACGGACTTCCGGCCGGGAGGGCGCTGGTGGTGACGCGGTGTCACCGGCCGTCGGTGCGCGGCCCTCTCGTCCGGTGTGCCGCGCGCGGGTCCCTCCGCGGGGGCAGCGGTTCCGCCACCAGGCATGTACGTCGGTGCGGGCGTCCTCCACCGGGCTCCAGTGGTCAGTTCTATGGTCAGTCCCATGTCCCAACGCAGGCGTGGTGCCAACCGTTCGTCGAACCCCTACCGATTCGGCCCCGATGTCATCCGGCGCTGGGAGAAGCGGCTGACGGTGATCATCCTCGTCGGCTTCGGGGTGGGCGCTGCGTTGGCGCTGTCGGGTCTTGGCCTCGGCGGGATCCTCGACGGCGATGTCGCGGAAGAGGACCCGCGGTGGAACCTGGTGTGGGGGCTGTTGATCGCCGGGGTGGCGGTGGCCGGTCTCGCCGTTCTCGTTCCGCTGCTGATCGGTTGCCTGATGGGCGGGCTCGCGATCCACCGGTTCGGCTGGATTCCTGGGCTGCTGACCTTTGTCGGCATTTTGGGCACGGCGGCCGGTCTGGCGCTGGAGGACGACCGGTTGGGCCCGTTCGCCGGCTGGCTCGCCCCGGCCGGGATCGCGGCACTGGTCGCGGGGGTGCTGGGGTTCTTCCTCGTCGGCTGTCTGGCGAGGGTCCCCATGCGGGGCCCGACAGGCCGGGCCGACCTGCTGCGCAAGCGGTAGGCGTCGGCGTCGCTCAGAGGCTCCGATCATGGACCCGCTGTCAAGGTGGTGTGAACCCAGGAGTACACTGGGCAGTCCGAGGACGCCGGCCTGTTTGCCGCCGGCCACCGCGCGTGTGCCCTCCCCGCCGCATGAGGGAGCGATCGTTACGGCCTCGAAACCCCACAATGTGCATCTTATGCGGCGCACATGTAAGGGTAGACGGCGTCGCCGGGCCCGCCGGTCACCGGTTCTGAGAGCCCGCGACGCCACCGCCCCGGCGTGTGATGCGTGAGGTGCGGCTGTCCATGACCCCGACCCAGGAGCATCGTGCCCGTCATAGAAGCGACAGGCCTGACCAAGATTTTCGGCCGTAAGCCACGGCGTGGTGTGCGCATGCTGGCTGAGGGCGCCGACCGCGATCAGCTGCGCCGGGAGGGGTTGACCGCAGCGGTCATCGACGCCACGTTCAACGTTCAGCCCGGCGAGATCTTCGTCGTCATGGGCCTGTCAGGCTCTGGCAAGTCGACCCTGATCCGCATGATCAACGGTCTGCTGGAGCCGACGGACGGCACCCTGCGGATCGACGGCGAGGATGTCACCCATCTCTCCCCGGCCGGACTGCGGGAGGTGCGGCGCAACAAGGTGAGCATGGTGTTCCAGCACTTCGCCCTGCTGCCGCACCGCACCGTGGGCGAGAACGCCGCCTACGCCCTCCAGCTGCGCGGGGTGAACAAGGCCGACCGGCAGAAGACCGCCGATGAGGCCCTCGCCATGGTGGGGCTCAAGGGCTGGGGCGGCTATATGCCCTCCGAGCTGTCCGGCGGCATGCGCCAGCGGGTCGGTCTCGCCCGCGCCCTGGCCGCCGGCACCGACATCATGCTCATGGACGAGGCGTTCAGCGCGCTCGACCCGTTGATCCGCAAGGAGATGCAGGACCAGCTGCTCGAACTGCAGTCCGAGCTCGGCAAGACGATCCTGTTCATCACCCACGACCTCAACGAGGCCATGCGTCTCGGCGAGCGGATCGCGATGATGCGCGACGGGCGGATCGTCCAGGTCGGCAGCGCCGAGGAGATCCTCAACGAGCCGGCCAACGACTACGTCTCCCAGTTCGTGGCCGACGTGGACCGGACCCGGGTGCTCACCGCGGGCGTGGTGATGGAGCGGCCGGTCGCCGTGGTCAAGCCCAACACCGGCCCCAAGGCCGCACACCGCCTGATGCGCGAGCACCAGACCCAGGCGCTGCTCGTGGTCAGCAACGACCGCCGGGTGCAGGGCGTGGTCTGGGAGGAGGACGTCGCCGACGCCGTGCGCGCGGGCTCGGAGACCCTGCCGCTCCAGCGGGACGGAGTCGCCCGGGTCAGCCCCGACGACTTCCTCGCCGACCTGTTCCAGCACGCGGCGGCCAACCGCGCGCCGCTGGCCGTGGTGAACGAGGCCGGTGCGCTGGTGGGCATCATCCCCCGGGTGACCCTGCTCAGCGCGTTGACGCCGCCCAGTTCGGAGGAGCCGGGCGACAACGGTGCCGGACCCGTCCTTGAGACCACCACCGGAGGCACCCGATGATGGACACGCTGCCGCATCTGCCCCTCGGGGACCGCGTGGACACCGGCATCCGGTGGATCAAGGACAACCTGTCCGTGGTGCTGGACGGCATCAAGGACTCCCTTGAGTTCCTCGTCGAGGGCCTCAGCGACTGGCTGCTCACGCTTCCCGCGCTGATCGTCGTCATCCTCTTCGCGCTCCTGGCCCTGGGGATCCGGTCGGTCAGGTTCGCCGTGTTCGCGCTGCTGGGCATGGCCCTCATCGTGAGCATGGAGCTGTGGGAGCCGGCCATGCAGACCCTCGCGATGGTGCTCATCGCGACCCTCATCGCGGTGGTCATCGCCATCCCGATCGGCATCCTCGCCGCCCGCAACAACACGGTGAGCGCCATCGTCCGGCCGGTGCTGGACTTCATGCAGACCATGCCGGCGCTGGTGTACCTGGTGCCCGTGGTGATCTTCTTCAGCATCGGGTACGCCCCCGGTGTGGTGGCCACCATCGTGTTCTCGATGGCCCCGGGCGTCCGGCTCACCGAGCTGGGCATCCGGCAGGTGGACAAGGAGACGGTGGAGGCGGGGGAGGCCTTCGGCGGCACGCCGTGGCAGATCCTGCGCGGCATCCAGCTGCCGCTGGGGCTGCCGACCATCATGGCCGGCGTCAACCAGGTGATCATGCTCGCCCTGTCGATGGCCGTGATGGCCGGCTTCGTGGGCGCCGACGGGCTCGGGAAGATCGTGGTCGAGTCGCTCGCCCGCGTCAATGTCTCGCTCGGCTTCGAGGCCGGTCTGGCGATCGTGATCCTGGCCATCTTCCTGGACCGGAGCACCGCGGCCATCGGGCAGCCCACCGGGCGCTCGCTCAGCGCCCTGCTGCGTCGTCGCCGCACGGCGACCCGGCGCGCGGCGGACGAACAGCAGAACTCCCAGGCCGTGACAGCGGCCTGACCCTCCCTATTGCCGACAAGAGAAGAGATCTCATGAGAACCCCCACCTCTCGCCGTCGCCAGCTGGCCGCCGTGGCCGTTGTCACCGCGCTCGGCCTGACCCTGGCCGCCTGTGGCGATTCGGACGACGACGACGGCGACAACAACGGCGGTGGCGACGGTGGCTCCGGTGCGGGTGGCACCATCACCCTCGGCTACATCCCGTCCTGGACGGACGGCCTGAGCACCGCCTACCTGCTGGAGCACGTCCTTGAGGAGGCCGGCTACACGGTCGAGCACGAGGAGATCAGCGAGGCCGGTGTGCTCTACACCGCGCTCGCCGAGGGCGATGTCGACATGTTCCCCTCGGCGTGGCCCGAGGTCACCCATGCCTCCTACATGGAGCAGTACGGGGACCGGATCGAGGACATCGGCGCCTACTACGACAACGCCATCCTCACCTTCGCCGTGCCGGAGTACAGCGAGATCACCTCGATCGCCGAGCTGCCCGACTACGTGGACCAGCTCGACGGCCGGATCGTGGGCATCGAGCCGGGCGCCGGCCTGACCGAGGCCACCCAGGAGAGCGTGTTCCCGACCTACGGCCTGGATGACGCGGGCTTCTCCCTGGCGACGTCCTCCACCTCGACGATGCTCACCGAGCTGAGCAACGCGATCGACGGGCAGGAGGAGATCGTCGTCACGCTCTGGCGTCCGTTCTGGGCGAACGCCGAGTACAACGTGCGTGACCTGGAGGACCCGGAGGGCGCGCTCGGCGAGGCCGAGGCCCTGCACTTCCTGGGCAAGGACGGCTTCGCCGGGGAGTTCCCCGAGGTCGCCGAGTGGATCGAGAGCATCCAGCTCTCCGACGAGGAGTACGGCGCGCTGGAGGACCTCGTGGTCAACCAGCACCCGGACGACCCGGCCGCCGGCGTGGCCGAGTGGCTTGAGGAGCACCCGGACGTGGTCGGCACACCCGCCAGCTGACCCACCCACCGCATCGGCCCCCGCCGTCCCGCCAGGACGCCGGGGGCCGCCGGTATGTGCGGCGGGGCAGTGGTGCGCGCGACGCGTCCGGGCGGGTCCGCCTCGGCCGCGTCGCCGCGCGCCGGGCTCCCCGAGGTGCCGCTCAACCGCCGGAGCTGTCGGGCAACAGGCCGGCGCGGCTGAGGTGTTGGCGGGCGGCCTGGATGGCGTCGCGGGTGGTCGGGTACTCGCCCCGCGCCGGCAGCGCTCCGACGGATTCGAGGACCTGCCGCTGCCGGATCCCCGACATCAGGACGGCGATGCCGCGCCGTTCGAGCTTGTCCACCGCGTCCTTGAGCACCAGCGCGCCGGTGGCGTCCATGGTGGTCACCCGGGACATCCGCAGGATGACCACCCGGACGTCGGCGACCTCGCTCAGCTCCAGCAGGAAGCGGTGCGCGGCGGCGAAGAACAACGGGCCGTCGATGCGGTAGGCGACGATGTGCTCGGCGAGCAGGGCGTGTTCCTCGGCGCTGTGGTCGCCGCGGTCGAGCGGCACCTCGTCCAGCCTGGCCTCGATGGCCACCGCGCGCAGGGCGAGCACGCCGGCCACGACCAGGCCGATGATCACGGCGGCGACCAGGTCGAGGGCGAGGGTCGCCGCGGCGGTCAGGGTCAGGACGACCGCGTCGGCGCGGGTCGCGCGGGCCATGGCCCGCACGGACCCGATCTCGACCATGCGGATCGCGGTGGCCAGCAGCACGCCGGCGAGCGCGGCGAGGGGAATCCTCGACACGAGTGGCGCGGCGGCGAAGACGATCACGGCGAGGACGGCCGCGTGGGTGAGCGCGGCGAGCCGCGAGGAGGCCCCGGCGCGGACGTTGACGGCGGTGCGGGCGATGGCGCCGGTGGCGGGCACGCCGCCGAAGAGCGGAACCGCGACATTGGCCAGGCCCTGCCCCAACAGCTCCCGGTCGGGATCGTGCTTCTGGCCGACCGTCATCCCGTCGGCGACCGAGGCGGACAGCAGCGACTCCAGCGCGGCGAGCGCGGCCACCGCCACGGCCGAGGGCAGCAACGTGCCGAGGGCGCCCAGGTCCAGGAATCCGAGCGAGGGCGCGGGGAGCCCGGCGGGCAGGTCGCCGATGGGCGCCGCGGCGTCCAGATGGAAGACCTGCGCGACGACGGTGGCCGCGATCACGGCGACGATGGAGAACGGGACGGTGGGCCGCCAGCGCGCCCCCGCGAGCATCACCGCGGCCACGCCCACGGCGAGGCCGACGGCCGTCCCGTTCGGTGACTTCGCGAACTCCTCGACGGCGCGCCAGGCCACCACGAGGACCTGTTCGCCCTCCGGTGGCTCCACGCCGAGGGCGCTCGGCACCTGCTGGAGGGCGATGACGCCGGCGATGCCGAGGGTGAAGCCCTCGATGACGGGCGCGGGAACGTACCGCATGTACTTGCCGGCGCGCGCCGCCGCCAGCAGCACGAGCATGACGCCGGCGACGAGCCCGACCGTCAGCACGCCACCGGGGCCGTACCGCGCCGCGATCGGGACCAGGACGACGGTCATCGCGCCGGTCGGCCCCGACACCTGGAGATTGGACCCGCCGAAGACGGCGGCGAGCGCACCCGCCACCACGGCCGTGGCGAGCCCCGCCTCCGCGCCGAGCCCGGAGGAGACGCCGAAGCCGAGCGCGAGCGGCAGCGCCACGATGGCGACCGTGAGCCCGGCGATGAGGTCGCGGCGTGGGGAGCGCCCCATCTCCGCGACATCGGAACGGGTGGGCATCAGCGAGACGACCCGGCCCACCAGGGACCGGGTGGCGGAGGTGCCGCTCATCCCTCGGCGACCTCGGACTCCCGCAGCTCGGCCAGGAGTTCGTTCCGGCCCGCGAGCATCTCGGTCAGGATGCGTCGCGCGGCCCGCATGAGGTCGGCGACGTCCCCGCCCGCGAGCGCGTACACGACCGTCGTTCCCTCACGCCGCGAGGTGACGATGCCGGAGCGCCGCAACACCGCCAGCTGCTGCGACAGCGCCGCCGGTTCCACCTCGATCTCCGCCAGCAGGTCCCGCACCGAGGTGGGCCCCTCCTGGAGAAGCTCCAGGACCCTGATCCGCACCGGATGTCCGAGCATGCGGAAGAACTCGGCCTTGGCCTGATACAGCGGAACCGACACGCGGCTCCCTCCTGACTCTCGCGCCTGAGGCGGACCCCGCCCACGCCAGCCACGCGACAACCGTCGGCGCGGCCCGCTCATCGTCAATGAAATTGCAGAAATCTGCAACTTGGCAAGCGGCTACGGCGCCGCCGGCGAGGCGGGGGGTCCGCCCCGCCGGCGGCGCCGGGGCTCTCCTCAGGCGTTCAGCACCGAGGTCAGGGCCGCGCGGGTGGTGGCCAGCGCGGTGGCCGGCTCGTCCCAGAAGACCATGTGTCCCGCGCCCGCCACGCTCACCACCGAGGCCGCCGGGTTGGCCTCGGCCGCCTCCGCCGCGCCCTCTGCGGTCACCACGGGGCTCTCCGCGCCGTGGATCAGCACGCTCGGCGCGGGCACGGACGGCCAGACGGCGAAGAAGTCCTCGCCCTCGAACCCCGCGTGCGTCCCGGCCACCGCCGCCTCAGCGCAGCTCGCCAGCCACCGGGCGCGCAGCCCCAACTCCCGCTCCGGCCAGCGCGGCCAGAACCTGGCGACCTCGGCCGCCGTGGTGCCGCGCCGAGCCTCCGCCAGCTGCTCCAGGAACGCCGGCAGCGTCGTGGGGTAGGGGCCCCGACCCGGGCCGCTCATCGGGGGGTCGACGAGCACGCTGCCGCGCACCGCGCCCCGGGCCGCCGCCACCGCCGCGATCCGCGCCCCCATGGAGTGCCCGAGAAGCACCGGGCGCTCAAGGCCGAGCCCGGCCACCACGGCCGCCACATCGTCCGCGAACGCGTCGAGGGTGGCGGGCCCGTCGTCCGACAGGCCGCGCCCCCGGACGTCCAGCACCACCGGCCGCGCCAGGTCGGTCAGTTCGCGGGCGACGAAGTCCATGCCGACGGCCGGGGTCGTGATACCGGGGATCACCAGCAGCGGCGG
This region includes:
- a CDS encoding LacI family DNA-binding transcriptional regulator, yielding MSEKVTLRDVAAHAGVSRATASLVLRGTGRVSPRTRERVLASMAELGYIYDQVAASLRTRHARVVGVVVTNIGNPNLAEVILGLEAEFRQAGYLPLLTVTRDDATQQDEALAALQEHKIAGLAMVPASGTDPALTDRLTASGLGHVFVTRYVEGARTSFVGTDDVRGGELAGAHLIERHGCRRLAYLGGPAWMLSRHERLSGVRRAADASGRVEELIDLPSETSGGGGLAAGRELLERGELPDGVVCHSDSVAFGLYRALRERDGGEGVRVIGYDDIPGAALWEPPLTSVAVHGRRLGQRAARLLLDRMTDPYAAPVVHRSAPELAVRESCGCHTS
- a CDS encoding quaternary amine ABC transporter ATP-binding protein, which produces MLAEGADRDQLRREGLTAAVIDATFNVQPGEIFVVMGLSGSGKSTLIRMINGLLEPTDGTLRIDGEDVTHLSPAGLREVRRNKVSMVFQHFALLPHRTVGENAAYALQLRGVNKADRQKTADEALAMVGLKGWGGYMPSELSGGMRQRVGLARALAAGTDIMLMDEAFSALDPLIRKEMQDQLLELQSELGKTILFITHDLNEAMRLGERIAMMRDGRIVQVGSAEEILNEPANDYVSQFVADVDRTRVLTAGVVMERPVAVVKPNTGPKAAHRLMREHQTQALLVVSNDRRVQGVVWEEDVADAVRAGSETLPLQRDGVARVSPDDFLADLFQHAAANRAPLAVVNEAGALVGIIPRVTLLSALTPPSSEEPGDNGAGPVLETTTGGTR
- a CDS encoding ABC transporter permease; protein product: MMDTLPHLPLGDRVDTGIRWIKDNLSVVLDGIKDSLEFLVEGLSDWLLTLPALIVVILFALLALGIRSVRFAVFALLGMALIVSMELWEPAMQTLAMVLIATLIAVVIAIPIGILAARNNTVSAIVRPVLDFMQTMPALVYLVPVVIFFSIGYAPGVVATIVFSMAPGVRLTELGIRQVDKETVEAGEAFGGTPWQILRGIQLPLGLPTIMAGVNQVIMLALSMAVMAGFVGADGLGKIVVESLARVNVSLGFEAGLAIVILAIFLDRSTAAIGQPTGRSLSALLRRRRTATRRAADEQQNSQAVTAA
- a CDS encoding glycine betaine ABC transporter substrate-binding protein; the protein is MRTPTSRRRQLAAVAVVTALGLTLAACGDSDDDDGDNNGGGDGGSGAGGTITLGYIPSWTDGLSTAYLLEHVLEEAGYTVEHEEISEAGVLYTALAEGDVDMFPSAWPEVTHASYMEQYGDRIEDIGAYYDNAILTFAVPEYSEITSIAELPDYVDQLDGRIVGIEPGAGLTEATQESVFPTYGLDDAGFSLATSSTSTMLTELSNAIDGQEEIVVTLWRPFWANAEYNVRDLEDPEGALGEAEALHFLGKDGFAGEFPEVAEWIESIQLSDEEYGALEDLVVNQHPDDPAAGVAEWLEEHPDVVGTPAS
- a CDS encoding SulP family inorganic anion transporter codes for the protein MSGTSATRSLVGRVVSLMPTRSDVAEMGRSPRRDLIAGLTVAIVALPLALGFGVSSGLGAEAGLATAVVAGALAAVFGGSNLQVSGPTGAMTVVLVPIAARYGPGGVLTVGLVAGVMLVLLAAARAGKYMRYVPAPVIEGFTLGIAGVIALQQVPSALGVEPPEGEQVLVVAWRAVEEFAKSPNGTAVGLAVGVAAVMLAGARWRPTVPFSIVAVIAATVVAQVFHLDAAAPIGDLPAGLPAPSLGFLDLGALGTLLPSAVAVAALAALESLLSASVADGMTVGQKHDPDRELLGQGLANVAVPLFGGVPATGAIARTAVNVRAGASSRLAALTHAAVLAVIVFAAAPLVSRIPLAALAGVLLATAIRMVEIGSVRAMARATRADAVVLTLTAAATLALDLVAAVIIGLVVAGVLALRAVAIEARLDEVPLDRGDHSAEEHALLAEHIVAYRIDGPLFFAAAHRFLLELSEVADVRVVILRMSRVTTMDATGALVLKDAVDKLERRGIAVLMSGIRQRQVLESVGALPARGEYPTTRDAIQAARQHLSRAGLLPDSSGG
- a CDS encoding ArsR/SmtB family transcription factor, encoding MSVPLYQAKAEFFRMLGHPVRIRVLELLQEGPTSVRDLLAEIEVEPAALSQQLAVLRRSGIVTSRREGTTVVYALAGGDVADLMRAARRILTEMLAGRNELLAELRESEVAEG
- a CDS encoding alpha/beta fold hydrolase; the protein is MTDERRLGQRALADLADVPATSRWVSAGSLRLHVLDYGGANLPPLLVIPGITTPAVGMDFVARELTDLARPVVLDVRGRGLSDDGPATLDAFADDVAAVVAGLGLERPVLLGHSMGARIAAVAAARGAVRGSVLVDPPMSGPGRGPYPTTLPAFLEQLAEARRGTTAAEVARFWPRWPERELGLRARWLASCAEAAVAGTHAGFEGEDFFAVWPSVPAPSVLIHGAESPVVTAEGAAEAAEANPAASVVSVAGAGHMVFWDEPATALATTRAALTSVLNA